TTCCCGCAGTTCCGCACTGCAACCCCCAACTGGTCACCCCGGCAAGATAGGCGTTCCCCGATCCGTCGCGAACCAACATCGGCCCTCCTGAATCCCCCTGACAGGTATCCTTCGAGCCGTCTCCGGGGCCGGCACCGATCATATTGCCGGTGATATTGAACAGTGGCGGCGGATAGGCCAAAATCAACGCGGCCTGGCTGACAATGGGAAATTGCGCCTCCTGGAGAATCGTTGGAAAGCCGCCCCTCGGCCCCAGTGCCCCCCAGCCCGCGACCCAGGCCGAAGCACCGGAATTGGTCAAACCAGCCGGATCTCCGGGTGGGATCAACGGCAAAACTCCCCAAATTGTTCCATCAGTGGGGGATCTGGTCAACCGAAGCAGGGCCAGGTCGGAATCATTGTTATTGGCGTTGTACTGTGGGTGCACCACTATCTGCGCGATGGGGATACGATCTCCTCCTTGGCCGCGCAAGTCCGTTCGTCCGCTGAGCACGTGCAGATCGCCGGGATTGTATTTCACGGCCCCGCTCCGGTCCGTCACGCAGTGCGCGGCCGTGAGCACCCACTGGCCGGAAATCAGCGTACCGCCGCAAAAATGGGCCCGAAACCCGTCATCCACGTCGGCATGCAGCACGCCCACGATCCAGGGCCAATTCCTGATGTCCGTATCCCGACCGCCAAGAATTTTTTCGATGGCAGGATCACGTTCATCCTGACCGGCCCAAACCGGTCCGGAAACGAGCATCACGGCTCCCAGCAGTCCAAGTACCACTCCCTTGACGAAACGCATGTTCATGACCACTCCTTTTGGTTGATCGACTTCTTCATTGCTGATCAATTTACTCAGACTTTTTCACAGTCCGAAAAAACGGCATGTTACATGCCGGAATATCTAAACATAGCCTGAACAACGGACCGTGACAAGCCTATTGAACCCAACGTACAAAAAGCATAGGTTCTTTGTCGCGCATCGAACACGAACACTCTTTCCAGGAGTTCCAGCCATGTGGGATTATACCGACAAAGTCCGCGACCATTTTCTCAACCCTCGCAACGCCGGTCCGATGGACGACCCCACGGTGGTCGGCGAAGTGGGCAGTCTGGCCTGCGGCGACGCACTGAAGCTGTTTTTAAAAATCGACGACGCGGGGCGGATAACCGACGCAACCTTTCAGACCTTCGGCTGCGCCAGCGCCATCGCCTCCAGCTCCGTGCTCACGGAGCTGCTCAAGGGCAAAACCGTGGACGAAGCCGCGGCCATCACCAATAAAGAGATCGCCATGGAACTGGGCGGACTGCCCAGGGAAAAGATGCACTGTTCCGTCATGGGCCAGGAAGCCCTGGAATCGGCCCTGAAGCGCTACCGCGGCGAGCTGGACCCCCTGGTCAAACCCGAGGGCGAAATCGTCTGCAAGTGCTTCGGCGTCACGGACGTCCAGATCCGCCGGGCCATCACCGAAAACGATCTGACCACGGTGGAGGAAATCACCGACTACACCAAGGCCGGTGGCGGTTGCGGAGAATGCGTGCTGGACCTGGAGCGCATCCTGGCCGAAACCCGGGGCACGGAACCGGCCAAACCCAAGCCCGTCGCGCCCAAGCGCAAGCTGACCAACCTCCAGCGGATGCAGCTGGTGACCAAGGTCATTGACGAGGAAATCCGGCCCAGCCTGAAAAAGGACCGCGGCGACATCGAGCTGCTGGACATCGAGGGAGCCAAGGTATTGGTCTCCATGCGCGGGGCCTGCTCCGGCTGTCCTTCCAGCCAGTTGACCATCAAGGAACTGGTCCAACGTCGGTTGCGCGACGCCGTGGACCCGGACATCATCGTGGAGGAGGTGCGCTCATGAAGGTGATCTACCTGGACAACAACGCCACGACCAGGGTCGCCCCGGAAGTCCTGGAGGCTATGCTGCCTTTCTTGCGGGAATCCTACGGCAACGCCTCCAGCATGCACGGCTTCGGCGGCCAGGTCGGCAAGTTCATCACCGAGGCCCGCGAACGCACGGCCCAAGGCCTGGGTTGCTCCCCAGAGGAGATCATCTTCAGCTCCTGCGGCACGGAAAGCGACAACACGGCCATCTTTTCCGCGGTCCGCTCCCAACCGGAAAAGCGGCACGTGGTGACCACCCGGGTGGAGCATCCCGCTGTCCTGAACGTGGCCAGCCATTTGGAAATCGCCGGGTACGAGGTCACCCATCTGAAGGTGGACGAACTGGGACGACTGGATTTGCAGGAACTGGAGGACAGCCTGCGTCCGGACACGGCCCTGGTTTCCATCATGCACGCCAACAACGAAAACGGAGTGATCTTTCCTCTGGAACGGATCGCCGAGATCGTCAAAAGCAAAGGCATCCTCCTGCATACCGACGCGGTTCAGACCGTGGGCAAGCTGCCAATTGACCTGCAAAAGCTGGCCGTGGACTTCCTGGCCCTCTCCGCCCACAAGGTGCACGGCCCCAAGGGCATGGGCGCGCTGTACGTCCGCCGGGGCGTGCCGTTTCGTCCCTTCATGCTCGGCGGGCACCAGGAAAAAGGCCGGCGAGCCGGAACCGAGAACGTGGCCGGGATCGTAGCCCTGGGCAAAGCCATGGAATTGGCCGCGGCCGGGATTGAC
This genomic stretch from Desulfonatronum thiodismutans harbors:
- a CDS encoding serine protease, encoding MNMRFVKGVVLGLLGAVMLVSGPVWAGQDERDPAIEKILGGRDTDIRNWPWIVGVLHADVDDGFRAHFCGGTLISGQWVLTAAHCVTDRSGAVKYNPGDLHVLSGRTDLRGQGGDRIPIAQIVVHPQYNANNNDSDLALLRLTRSPTDGTIWGVLPLIPPGDPAGLTNSGASAWVAGWGALGPRGGFPTILQEAQFPIVSQAALILAYPPPLFNITGNMIGAGPGDGSKDTCQGDSGGPMLVRDGSGNAYLAGVTSWGLQCGTAGIYGVYVRMANYCGWVKGVSGVGDCDADDGGGGCTVAPGQGLGGEWLILAAFFVVWMFGRRFMGTRPAALESKAGSR
- the nifU gene encoding Fe-S cluster assembly protein NifU, with the translated sequence MWDYTDKVRDHFLNPRNAGPMDDPTVVGEVGSLACGDALKLFLKIDDAGRITDATFQTFGCASAIASSSVLTELLKGKTVDEAAAITNKEIAMELGGLPREKMHCSVMGQEALESALKRYRGELDPLVKPEGEIVCKCFGVTDVQIRRAITENDLTTVEEITDYTKAGGGCGECVLDLERILAETRGTEPAKPKPVAPKRKLTNLQRMQLVTKVIDEEIRPSLKKDRGDIELLDIEGAKVLVSMRGACSGCPSSQLTIKELVQRRLRDAVDPDIIVEEVRS
- the nifS gene encoding cysteine desulfurase NifS; protein product: MKVIYLDNNATTRVAPEVLEAMLPFLRESYGNASSMHGFGGQVGKFITEARERTAQGLGCSPEEIIFSSCGTESDNTAIFSAVRSQPEKRHVVTTRVEHPAVLNVASHLEIAGYEVTHLKVDELGRLDLQELEDSLRPDTALVSIMHANNENGVIFPLERIAEIVKSKGILLHTDAVQTVGKLPIDLQKLAVDFLALSAHKVHGPKGMGALYVRRGVPFRPFMLGGHQEKGRRAGTENVAGIVALGKAMELAAAGIDEENTRVKALRDRLEQGIMSAIPDVRRNGDPENRLPNTSSLAFKYIEGESILLMLDQYGICASSGSACTSGSLEPSHVLRAMGVPFTFAHGSIRFSLSRYTTDEEIDLVLRELPGIVSRLRAMSPFTGKDEAAPGCAC